AAAGGATAGTTGTAAAAATTTACATctaaaatgaataatatatgaaaaaataattggGATCAAAACATCATCTCCAATATTATTAAACTTGATGTTATTCTAATCATTAGATATATCAACCGAATAATAgatttgattaaattttatttaagtttataGATTATTTTAGAATGTCTATATAGTATGAAAAACTATATTTGATACAATTCTATAATTTTAATGACTAATTTTTAGATATTTCCTCCTAAAAAAGTATTACTCCCTccagtcctatatataagaagaaatttattttttagatttattgtaaaattaatgtatctagactataatattgtCTAGATATATccattttacaatgaatcttaaaaataaattttttcttatatataagtcTCTACAGGACTAGAGGAGTAGAAAACAAGGAGATGGATATCTCTCCAAACCATCAAATCTAACACGAATATTTAAAGAAGACTATGACCATACTAGCTAGCAAACAAATGAATACATCTAATTTTCCTCAAACTTTTTTATCATTGACACATCGCAATTTTGCAAGTTTCAAAATAAATCCATACTACACTGTGCTGTGGCGGTGTATACTTCTCCTTTGTccatattcattttaaattattgCGCTCTCGGACCTAAATTCATTGCTATGAAAAATATGATGCAGTTTTACGGTGTAATGAATTATGACCGTTAGTTTGAGATTTAAtagttcaaatttaaaatataattttataaagcaAAAAAGTTATATCCATCAATCAGACATCAAACAGCTCAAATCAATTACAATACCCTCTCATTCAAGGTAGAACCACAAAATTATGTCTTGTTTTTCACTTTTAGTTTGGCACCATGCATACTATATAGTTGCTTGCTACCTAGGATCCAATGGTTTATTCATTAACATGATAGATTCTTTATTGTGTGCATACCCATTGTCTTTTTTGTTATGGCATATTAGCTTCTACTGCCTTGACGGTAATTAAATTTTCACAGTAATTAAATTTTCACTCCCTTAACGTCATACAAAGAAATTAAGTTGGTGTAATAATTGAACAAATAATACACATTTCAAATATGTAGGCTATAGGGTGATATGTCTTAAACAATGACGACTTAAAAGTCTATTTGATTATACGAAgataaaagttaatttttggtttgtaaaattgattttatttaattacaaatttaatataaaataatttatatttaatatgcACTTGTTTTATTGAAGGAtttgtttacaaaaaaaaatagtgaatatatgaaatgaaaatgatgaatCCATGCATTTTGGACAAATCCAAATATATTAGCTAAATtgaaggtaaaaaaaataactttcatcaaaatcaaaaactatgaatttgaatttgacttaactcaatcttataaaaaatatagtttttaagAAATGCTCTCTCAtgtatttatattcaaactttATGTTACTCTTAATTAGCACACTATCATGCTTATTATTTTGGACTAGACATTTAGAGTGCGATCTAATATATAAGAGTTAAACATAActcaactttaaaaaaaaaaagttaagtgaaaaatatatatcCTCATTTACATACTCATATTTAAGCCTTATATATATGGGTTCAAGAATTACATTTGACTCGTTTTGAATCTTAATATTATTAAGCACATTTTAACGAATCAATTGTCACTATAAATTTGTTCAGTTttaagtgtgagtggttaaattTCACATTGATTATAAATGAGAAGAATGTCAGATTTATAAGATAAGCGACTcattaacctaatgccttaaaGTTTTTAGTAGAGATGTGACGTCTCTATCTCTTGTGGTCTGGTATGTGAGAACTTACACTTGAAGTTTGTTGGGGTTTTAAGTATGAGTAGTGTCACTTCGACTatgaatggaaaaaaaaatgttggatttataagataGATGATCCATTAACCTAATGTCTCAAAGTTTTGGGTGGTGATATGACTTCTCCCTCTCTTATAATCCTTGAAACATTTGACCAGATTTTTCTCCCGAACTCCCCCAAACTCTCCAACAAAATTAATACTTCTCTTTACTTTAGGTAGTCTCATTCAAGACACACAGGGAGTAATTTTTTCAAAGGATTTAAACCATTGATTCAAAGTTATGTAGAAAAATGAATTATTGCTTATATGCTTTTAATAAACTGAACTAAGAATTATGAGGATATAGACAAAAATTGCAATCTAGCTACATTTAGCATCATAAATTAAAAGTATATATTCACAAGACAACCTAAGGTGTAAAGTAGAGAgacatatgaaaaaaaaagatagaaaatgcATTGCATGCATTATGCATTGCTGGGACAGTCAGTAAGCACTGAGCTTGCAAGCCATGCCCCATCCTAAATGGAAGGGCATTGAAAGAGGAACACTTCCTCTGTACGTGTCACAAGTAAGGTACAAAAGAAAGTTTAATGAAGAAGAATGGGTCCACACAAAAAGGACCTGACACATTGCATTTAATTCTCTTTTCTGTTTGTTTGGAGTTGGAGTATGaacttttttctgttttttactTAGTACTCACTGGTTGGGAGATAGTAGCATTCAATTCATGTAATGCGGAATGTTAGAATTTCAAGAAATTTTGACCAATATAGAACCATTCATTTTGAACAAACTTTGCTTCTAAGTTTCAGATAAATAAGATGGTGCCCTCATTCTCTTTAATTTAGTTGTTTAGTAAATGAATGTTTGATAATCTTAAGTTAAAATGGAAAatctcaagaaaaaaaaaaggaaagttTGTTTGAAGTCAGAATGTGGGTAATTTAGTAGTAGTTCACTTACTGTGACTATGGATGCACACGCAATAAGacagtatagtatagtataggaTAGGTAGCAATGTAGCATGAACCTTTATAATTAGGGGAATGGGTTTAAGACAAAGAGAAGCAGAGAAAGTGTTTGAAATGAGACCCTACAAAAAGTTATACGGCAAATAGACAATTTTTCCAGTAATGGATGAATGAGGTGAGGGGGTAGGTCTAAGTAAAACTACAGTTCTTAGTTCCTTCTTAGTCGCCCATTCATAAATACTAGGTGGGTCCTTACATTCACCaaaccaaaaccaaacaaaatatatgaCATAACATTACACATACCCCTTTTGCTATATCTACTATTGGAGTACTACTTTACTACTTTTCTTCTTCCCATTCAACCAAAAcagtacattttttttatttacttttctttttttataaaataattcaagCTCCGAATTTTAAGAAGTTTTATATCGATCGCAAGAAGACTTGAATATGTGTTAATAAAATAGATGCAATATTCACAATATAAGCCGATTTTATAAGAATGAGTTAAACTCAACTCTCGGTTCTAAGATGATTAGGGGTGGGCATGGTTCGGTTTTTAAGGaaaactgaaccaaaccaaactgttttcaaaattcataataacCGAACCGAACTGAATCGTTTGTCTTTTAAACCGAACCGAACTGTTAAAATGGTTTGGTTTTATGGTTCTGAACCATTAAGAGAACCAAACTGAACCAAACtatttcattttagttttaaaactgttagttatggttcagtttttttggtttggttcggtttagtTCTGCAGTTCGGTTcagtttttggttttttttgctCATCCCTAAAGATGATATCAGAACATCCTCCATGATTTACTGGTCGCTTGTTATTAGGTTTCTAATCAGGTCATCTATAATTTACATATGAACTTCAAGCTCAATAGTGTTGAATACAAATGTGTACTATATTAAGAAGTCACTAAGTTCTAAGACCAACATATCTCGAAGTTCTTAAAAACATttaaagatatatttataaattatccACCATTTATATACTGATATTAACAGTTAATTCTTATCGTATATTAATCAAATTCTtgtcatttttaatttattttgccCTATTTTTTATTAACCTCACACTAACAAGTGTCCTAATTAACGACACTagttaaaaatgtaaaattttaaatgacattttttaaacAAGATTTcactttttcaaaataatttttttgtatttatttctttaaaagTGTCTAAGGGATAtctttaacaattttttatttattgtttatcCTTTGTACCTCATGtactgttttttatttatttattttcttttataatttaaaaacaaaatcttttttCATTATAATAATGACTCCACCCCGTAAGACCCGTTCCTAAAAGCTTTCTTCAGCCTTTTTCAACTTTCTGCTTCTAACTCTTAATTTCTCTACTTCTTCTTTGACCCTTTCTCTTCACCAACTCAAACTGCAAAATAATTCACAATtctcaaacacaaacacaaacacaaacaaagCTTCAAAATCAAGAACTCATTTTTCTTACACAAGTGTTTTGCTTTTTGCACCCCCCATTTATCTAAAAAGCTACTTATTTCAACACTTTATCTTTAGCACCTTGTAAACACATCCTCAATATCTAGAAACTTTGATGCACCATGGTTTTGTGTAGAAGACCTCTActtcttgttatttggttgcTTTTAATTCTCTTCATATTGGGCCATTGTCATGGCTCAAGAACCACAAATGTCTTCAAAGTGAAGCCCAAATCAAATCATCAAGGTAATTTTTTTGGGTCTTTACCAAAAAGGATGCATATTCCATACTCAACTCCTTCAAGGAAACACAATGACATTGGCTTAAAAAGTTGGAGATCACCATgaagaaacaaaatcaaaagaTGATGAATAGTAGTGTTTTTTTGGATAAAGGTGActattgggttttttttttctcctttttctttttccttaaaagaaaaaaacatggCAATTAACTAATGTACATGGTGAAGGTATTTTTATGTTTGATGGAGTTATTTTGCTTTGGAGGATGTAATTGAACATGGGTATGATCTTTTAGCTGGATTAAtaaatttctctttttattaAGGAGGAATTAATTAAGTGGATGTTTTTAGTCtctaatttttactttttatttatttatttatttgtttttgactTATTTTGTAGTGTGAATCAATTAATAGACAATGAAATGTTCAACAGCTAGCTTCATagaattttcttgtttttacattatttattatatagttttgaacATGCATGTGTTGTAAGTACTACTATTTCTTATACGATTATTCTTAGTTccataatgattaaataaaattgaaaaataatgtagaaaataaataatatatgtttatacTTTTAGAGCATATATGGGTGATTATTAACATGCttaattaattagaaatttTTAGGATTCTATGGATGAAATTAAACTTGTtgataattatctttatataattgtTTATTATAGTACAAGATAGTCATAAATCAATCACTAACTAATATTATTGAAAGTATGGTACAAGTTATGAGTGGCACCAAACCTAACCCATTGAAATCACCTGCGTGAATGGACCGATATTGAACTAAGGTAAGGTTTGAATGTCATGTAGTGCGTGCGTTTGCGTGTGTATCTTTCATGATTTGATATGCATATTCATGAATGAACATTATTTGAGTATATgtgtaataataatattgaataattgaattaagattgaataattgattTAAGATTTTTAAGAATAATTCATGTCCGTAGTATCTCACACACGAGTGGTATACTATGTAACACTGTCATTGATGGTATGGTATATCCACTAGTATTTGATGTTAATggaatatttaaaattatatatcaaaaagaaaattaagattACCACCGAATACTTTGTGTATATCCTTAATGATAAAAAGTGATTTTGCTTTATGGAGTGAGTGTTACTTGTGAATTTGCCCAATTACCGGGCATAGTTTTGGTGTGGGTTATTATTTCAAGCCATGAtaacttttcatttttgaaGAAAAGGAGGAAAAGTTAGACTAAAGCATGTACTATAAGTGATTACAAAATAGTAGTagtaaaaacaataatatatagataattataatatttttattgtgtaAATGACCATAAATACAACTAAAATTCATATAGACGGTGTCTAGCAATATCGGCATTTTTGGTTGATCTATAATTTATCAACGTGATACTTTCATTCTAATTAAGCTTATCAATTTGCCAACAAGGTTTGATTCAAGTAATAAACTTAAAACAACTAATGTAAAAATCGTTAATGTATGCTAgttgatttgtttttatattaagaTATTTTAACATATGTATTCAAGATACATGTTAacataaatcaaatttaatattGATGTATTCGAGAATTAACATATTGTTCACAAAATTTTGACCGTCTTTTTTATCTCCAATTGTTGTCACAGCCGTACAACTAAACTACCCATATCGGGCtgggctcgggcactaattttggtagcccgttttttatccggactttttagcccggcccgatgaagccggaccgggccggcccgaatTTGACCGGGCTGCCCGTTTTGACAGGTCTACTTCAAATGATAGAGTTAAagtcactttttttcttctaatcaAGTAGTCTAATAGCTATAAATTACACTTTTGTgctatatttgaatttaaacccctttatatataatatgacatatctaccaactgaattaaactTAAATAAGCGGGTTAAACTTTTAAACACAATAATATCATGTTACtacaaacacaaacaaaacttcaaatcaaacacacatTATTCTTACACCAACAAAGCCCTTAAATATATGGTTTAAAGTTCGATTTCTAACTAATGCTTACGAACCTTGATCCTATCCAATTCAcaaatttagttgtttttatCAAATAAGTTTGACAACAAAATTGGTGTCatattttgatgatttatttttttgtcaggCCTAAGTCCAACTCCAAAGAGCCTCCCCCTTAAAAAAGACCATAAATTTGTAAGCCATTTAGCACAAAAGACAGATTCTTTGTAAACCAAGTTTAAATTCTTTAATAGCTAAAATTGGGcgtttgtgtaaaaaaaaaaatgatattatgCATATGAAATTTTTTCCAGAGATCGTAATCAATGGTgtataatgaaaagaaaaaaattattaccaGAATTTGATTCTTATTATTACGAGAATTATTACCATCATAGTACATTACTACGCATAATGTTTATAAATGATAGTAATTTACATTGGATTCCAATGAGCAAGACATTATAAGTAAACCGGAGAGATAAATTGGATTTTCTTGCAGTATTTTCATCATTAGATTCCTCATTTCAATTTGGttgattatatttttgctttgaaataaattatcaattatAATGTGGTGGTATTTTAATGTGTTCTTAACTTAACTCTTTGGTTTCTAAGTGTTTCGGACGGGATTAAAGTCTATTAGGTTAAAGGTTCAATATACCTTGAGGTCTAAGATAACTCACCAAAATACAAGTAATACACGTCCCTCGGTAGCACATGGTCTACATCCAATAACAATTCAACATAGTAATATTCTCCATTCCACTCACGTAGAGGAATCACTATTCTTCATGCATATCCATACAAGACCTTATCTAtacatatatatgtatattcaATCTCAAGGTACACACAATTCGCCAATTCATACACATTTCTCTTAGTAAATATTGATTTGAGTATTGAAGTGataatatttttgcatgtaCATTTTCCCTCCATGTCTGAAGCTCATCATCACCACAAGCAACGCCTTAGCCTCACCAAATGAGTCGTCCGGTTCTACCCGTCCAACATACTAAGAGAATGAAAATCTTATAATTTAGAAGAAAGGTTAAATAAAACGGGGTTAAATTTTTTTgcagtttttttaatttagatttttcaaatgattcatcaatatttaaaatttattaatcacttgatttttttttcaccaccagtatctgGTCCACTGGACCACCTAATCTGGCTCGGAGTCAGTTATGACATAATATGGTTTCAGTCTCCTCCTCATCGTAGTTGTGGAGATTTAACCATTGACATCCCTACCAAAGTCTTATCAATCATCATTGGACTAACTAACGGGTCGACGATATTTCAACTCATCCGTTTAGTTGAAATAATTAGAAATCAATGAAAAATGTAAACTACTTCATGTTTCTCCTTTAATGCTATATATATTTCTTCATAGCCCAAAACCTAAAATACACGATTATTGAATTCATGATTTACACAATATTGTTTCTAAATATGAAAAACACAGCTCATGAATGAACCCAACCCCATACGCATATTCCCATACCTAATGAAACCAACCTATATATGATGCAATCatcttcaaattaaattaactttATACTAAAAAAGTCTTCAACTTTttggttaaaattaaaaaccatcTTCACTAGgttttgatttaattttcatTTCCATATAAACACACTTCGTTGCACACAACATTTTAATGACAAAGTAGTAGGTACAAATAACGTGTCCTTAgccaaaacaagaaaaatgaaaatggtATTATAATAAACATATTCCCAAGGTGACCATTTCATGTCCCATATAGAAGTGGTAATAAAAGAATAATATCAACAACAGAAATGCTATTGGGACACATTCAAtaccaaaaatacaacaaatatactaTACTATTCCTTTATacctatatttctattttatttttattttttatatcatattgccatgttcctttatttttctctttccattCCTCACTGTCTTCTTCCTCTCACCGAGTCTCTGCGCCGATCTCCCTCCACCACCAATCATCGCCGGCGACATCTCCCTCCACCACTAAACAACCATCACCGCctctcactacaagaaaaatagAGATTCAAACCTCAGATTCTTCTTTGTTCTTCGTTCGTTCAATCGTCTTCACCCTAAGCTTCAAATTCGTTAAATCGTTTTCATTCTCCTCAGATTCGTTCGTTCAACTTCGATTCAGAATTGTTCAACCCTAGTTTCATTTTGGGAAAAGCTTCGATATGTTCAACTTCAATTAAGAATCGTTCAATCTCAATTCACTTCAACTCTCATTCAGAATCATTGTTCAACTTCGATTCAGTTCAACTCTCATTCAGAATCGTTCAACCTCGATTCGTTTTCTCTGCAAAGCTTCTTTTCAGAATCTCTCAAGCTTCAATTAAGTTTTGTTCATCCTTCAATTCAGGTTcagtttataattttattacattttttagttatttttcccattttttcatcattttgtttCATAAATTGGTTCTTAGGTATTTGAAACTAGTTTATTCTTTAGATATTTAGTAATTAGGtatttgaaattagtttattAGTTTCCAATCCATTGTGCTTCCTGAAATTTAGAGAAAGAGGGACACATATCATTATAAAGGTTATTGTTGTGATTGGTTTATGTAAAGCATTATAAGCCTATGAAATGCAAATAGACAAATTTTGTGAGCATAGAATTGTTTGTCTGCAATAGCATTGTTGGATTTACCATAGCTTAAGTGGGGTTTACTTGATTTTTGCTTGTATCTATCTATTTTTAGTATAGTAGTATCTGGTTTTTTCTGTATTCAATAATGTCAATTATTTTACTcatgttttatatatatgaatgtatgatttgatttttataattttttgtttgttggttaTTAgattatgaataatttggtcgtgatgagtttagcttcgaaaaCAGAACCGTTGCTAATGGTGTGGAGAAAGAAGTGCCCGTGCTTTCAAAGCCTGGTTCAAGCTCCACGACTAAGCTTCATCATAAAGTTGGATCTCAAAGtagtataaaatagtttttgaaaTATGCTAGTTGCAAAAATTAGCCTGAAATATTGGTCTAGtagtataaaatagtttttgaaaTATGCTAGTTGCAAAAATTAGCCTGAAATATTGGTCTAGtagtataaaatagtttttgaaaACCGAATGATATATTTGAGAATAACCTCTAACTTTATTGATATTGTGTAAGTCAATTTCATTATGTGATAGAACAAATCAAGGCACACACTGAAATTGatcttttccacataatcaTTTCATTATGTGACGATATCTTTTTTTATGCTATAGGGTTCATAAATATGATGCCAAGTTTAAATGGACAGAACATCCCTACAAGCTGATGTTTATATCTGGAACTAAGGTCTCCCCATTGAAACTATACCTGACATGCCTCTATGtggattcaaattttaaaaaattactgaAATCATATCTAGAAATTTTAGGCAAGACCTACTGATTGGTATGTTACAGAACTTCATCGTTATCTTTTATACCTTTTAAATTCCAAATTCTCCACAGACAACTATGGGTGGAAAACTTAAGTTTCCATTCACCATTAAAGACTTGAGGTTGTGTTAACAACACCAtttacttttatgtttttaaatcCAATCAGATTATTAatttcgaattttttttccaaaatatgTAGTTCAAATGTTGTTGACTGTTGTCTATGGGACAGCTTGGCTGCACACTTCATTGATTACTTGAAGATTAGAACTGACTCTGGCCCTATTGTTGTTATTGTGAAACATGCTCACCTAAAGCTTGCTGAAAGTATGTTTTAAGATGTTTTCAATATACTAAATGGTCTCTGAGTATTACATGTTTTCAATATACACTACTAACCTcctttgttttatttatattttaagataatTATCCGTTGCAAGTTACTAATGCTTGGAATGGAACTTTCTTGCTCATTAATGATGACATACCTCCTATCAATGACTTCAAAAACAGGTTTGATTACATTTTCTCTTCAAATTGGGGAGCACTTAATTTCAATGTTCATACCATTAACCTTCATTATTATTGACTTATAGATTGCCTGCTGACAACACATTTGCAATACAAAGTAACATCATTCAATCCTCATACCAAATGATTTCATAAAGTTCATTTTCTGGTTCCAACCGATCTCCAAAAGAAAAGTTCATTTTGGGTCATCCAGTCATGAAAATCAAAGACATCATCAAGCTtctaaacttgaaccattgcttgtcctcaagcaaaaAGATATAACATTTAGTGATAGAGAAAACACGACATAAGACATCCCTTTAGTCACCTATTTTAATCTTGACCAAATAAAACAAGTAAGTTCATTCTTCACACTAAAGATATCATAAAAACACAAATCACATACGATCATGAATTTCTTCCTTATATAGACCGTTCCGAACTATTTTGCCAATCCCGAACTTAACTTTAATCTCATCTTTCTTCATCCCTTTTAAACCTTTGGTAATCACATTAAGCCCGTTATCTATTCACACACACATGGTAGTGAGTCTGTTAGTGATTATGATCCGattctttttcatattatttattgCCCTTTTTGACATAGGATAGCTTTATATCTTAGAGGTGATTCGCAGTTGGGCTAAATGACCGGGTGAGGGTCACCTGACTTAGAATGCGTAGTCCCCTTTTCAGATTTATACTACCTTTGTTAttatttatcatcatcattttttcgAAATCATTCACTTATATTCGTCGACTCTACCACTTAGATAGTGATCTTAGATGGTGCCGACTACCTAATGGTTTACTCAAGGATTAGTAAAGTCAAGAAATTTAAGCTCGGGTAAGgcaaatatcaaaattgatctACATAATTAAGAAATTTATGGTGTTGAAATGATATAGCTAGTATGAAAATATGCTCACAACTTAATTTTGTCAGTGACTTTTGGAAAATCAAAATTGTATTGCTTCTCAAAATTTTTGTTATGGCTCaagattttggaaaaaaatttaaaataacccgaaaaaatttatttgcaaaaaggaaaattagactaaaataaaattagactgaaaagtagaaaataaaaacagtaaagtcctcccctaaacttaaatccaacatTGTCCCCAATGTTGCGACTATAGAGTAGAATTGGAGTGCACAACCTAGAGAATTACGCCTCAAGCGATCGATCTCGTTATTTCCTGCAAATTCAAATGaaaacattaaattaaaaactCGTGGGTTGCCTCCCACGCAGCGCTTTGTTTAAAGTCGGCTAGCTCGACTTTGCACGACCCTTAAATCAAGAGGGCGCCTCTTTCAGACTGATATCCTTAACACTGTACTCAACATTCTTAGAGATCCATTTGAACACATCTAACCATCTCATAGGTGCTTTCCCTTTTGCTTTCTTTTTGGTGAGAGGAGGTGGGAGTTTCTTCTTTACGGCGTGAATCTTCCCGTGTGCCAGCATTTGGCATTCTTTAAAAATATGGTCATGAGTATCAGGAAATCCACCTAGCATATTCTCATAATCCTCACCCTCTTTGTGTTTCGTATTCTGGAAGATATCATTTACTGGGTGGGATTTTAGTATGTCAGGAGGGACTTGTTCAGAGGTGCTTTTATCGATATGTCCTTCAACTATGTTGAGTCTACAACAAGAATTCTTAAAGGTGGGGCCTTTCATGAATTGAGATAGTATGAACTCGATTTTTTCATCCCCAACCTCAAAGGTAAGCTTCCCTTTCTTTACATTTATTATAGCGCCCGCAGTAGCTAAGAAAGGTCTACCTAATAGAATTGGAATATCAACGTCTTCCCTGATGTCCATGATCACAAAATCAGTAGGGATAAACAGTTGGCCGATCCTTACTGGAACATTTTCCAGTATTCCTAATGGGTATTTGATAGATCTGTCAGCCAACTGTAAGGACATCTTAGTAGGGTTTAACTCTCCAAGTCCGAGCCTCTTGCAGATAGATAGAGGCATCAAACTTACACTCGCTCCTAGATCGCAAAGGGCTTTATCTATGACATATCTACCAACAACGGAAGGAATAGAAAAGTTTCTCGGGTCCTCGAGTTTTGGGGCTAGCTTGTTTTCACTAATTGCATTGCATTCCACTTGCCCAATGTCTTCAATCTTTCGTTTGTTTGAAAgaatttcttttaagaatttgGCATAGGAAGGTATTTGGGTTATAGCCTCAATGAAGGGTATGTCAATATGAAGCTTTTTGAGCATCTCGATAAACTTCTCAAACTGCCCCGGATTCTTAGATTTGGCAAGTCTTTGA
This portion of the Trifolium pratense cultivar HEN17-A07 linkage group LG3, ARS_RC_1.1, whole genome shotgun sequence genome encodes:
- the LOC123916283 gene encoding uncharacterized protein LOC123916283, translating into MGGKLKFPFTIKDLSSNVVDCCLWDSLAAHFIDYLKIRTDSGPIVVIVKHAHLKLAENNYPLQVTNAWNGTFLLINDDIPPINDFKNRLPADNTFAIQSNIIQSSYQMIS